The uncultured Roseibium sp. genome contains a region encoding:
- a CDS encoding glycerophosphodiester phosphodiesterase family protein codes for MKKAVIVCHRGACLKAPENTIAALNGAIAMGADVVEFDIRTSKDDVLYVIHDETVERTTNGRGRIADLTSFQIDQLDAGSWFATEFAGQKVPRLTDFLDVCAGRIATYAEIKMADPARVRDMLAARGMLQSAWTFSFEQSIRAETRAKVPDFRRMVLFSHVGSVERAIALDAHVLEFHVDNLTAERVAAAKSCGIKTQFFYDGRDPAVFANAIHCGVEQMNINEVDLFREVETELRSAVA; via the coding sequence GTGAAAAAAGCCGTCATCGTTTGCCATCGGGGCGCCTGTCTGAAGGCGCCTGAAAACACGATTGCCGCCTTGAACGGGGCGATAGCCATGGGGGCGGACGTGGTCGAATTCGACATCCGAACCAGCAAGGACGACGTGCTTTATGTGATCCACGACGAGACGGTCGAGCGGACGACCAACGGGAGAGGGCGGATCGCGGACCTGACGTCCTTTCAGATCGACCAACTGGATGCGGGGAGCTGGTTTGCGACGGAATTCGCAGGCCAGAAGGTTCCAAGGCTGACGGACTTCCTGGATGTCTGCGCCGGGCGGATCGCCACTTACGCGGAAATCAAGATGGCGGATCCGGCGCGGGTGCGAGATATGCTCGCGGCTCGCGGCATGCTGCAGTCCGCCTGGACATTCTCATTCGAGCAGTCCATCCGGGCGGAGACCCGCGCCAAGGTTCCCGACTTCCGCAGGATGGTTCTGTTTTCCCATGTCGGTTCGGTTGAAAGAGCGATCGCGCTCGACGCGCATGTTCTGGAATTCCACGTCGACAACCTGACGGCTGAACGGGTCGCCGCTGCCAAGTCTTGCGGGATCAAGACACAGTTTTTCTATGACGGCAGGGATCCTGCGGTTTTTGCAAACGCGATCCATTGCGGCGTTGAGCAGATGAACATCAACGAGGTGGACCTGTTTCGCGAAGTCGAAACGGAACTGAGGTCCGCCGTCGCGTGA